TAACAAAGTGTTTCTTATGCTGGTGTTGGTTATTGGTTTTGTATTGCTGATTGCACTCTTTAAAAATGCAGGATTTATAGTAAAATAAGTGTTTCTCCCCAATTTGTTTAAAGTCGACGAGTAGTAAAAAATTAATCTCGTTGTTGTGCAACGAAAAATAATTACAGACAAACAGATTGCTTCACTGCGTTGCCAATGACAGATTTTTCTTCCAGCCCCTGATCCGTCAGCTGACGGTCAGGGAGACGTTCCTAACTTAACAAACAGTGCTTCTAAAACGTCATGCTGAACTTGTTTCAGCATCTCTGTTATTTCCTCATTATCCCAGTAAAATTGGGTGAGCACTCGGGAGAAGCAATCTTAAAGATTAACTGGAAACTAAAGTTGTCTAACTTAAAAACAAATAGTATGAAATACAAAGTACATCACTTCGAACTAAAAATGAGTGAAGACCAGCTAAAACTGGAACAGTTTTTAAATCGTTTACGCGGAGAAGTTGTTTCAATTGTTCCCAATGTTAAACCAATTTTCAGACCCATGGGAGCCACCGCCAAAGTTGATTTTCTGTTGATTATTGAAAAACAACTGAATTGGGAATAAAACTCTTCAAATCAATTTTAAAGGTGTGGTTCTAAGAGTGGCCTTGACTTTTTTGCAACTTTTGTGTCAAGACAAAAGTTCGGGGAAAAACCTCCGTTTTAAGCACATGAAAGGAAGTTGCACATACCTCAAAAACCTTATTCATACATGACTGATCACAAACAACTCATGTAAAAACAAACAACTTTCCCAAAATAAGTGTGAATTGATTTTTAAATTAACCCCCATTTATTTGCTAATTATCTAAAAATAACTACTTTTGCAGTCCAAATTTTGAATCGATCAGGCTCAAATAAGCGAAATTCAACGGAAGTTCCGCCTGACGGTGTAAACATTAAAAGTGAAATTATGTACGCGATTGTTGAAATTGCTGGACAGCAATTCAAAGTAGAAAAGGACAAAAAACTTTTCGTACACAAACTGGACGCTAAAGCAGGCGACTCGGTTGACTTCGAAAAAGTATTGTTAGTTGACAACGACGGCACAATTGCTGTTGGAACTCCAACGGTTAGTGGCGCTAAAGTTACAGCCAAAGTATTGGTAGAAGAAGTAAAAGGTGACAAAGTGATGGTTTTCAAAAAGAAACGCCGTAAAGGTTACAAGAAAATGAACGGTCACCGTCAGCACTTCACTCAGATTCAAGTAGAAACTATTGTTGGATAATTAATAAAGTAAATTTACCATGGCTCACAAAAAAGGTGTAGGTAGTTCGAAAAACGGACGCGAATCGGAAAGTAAACGACTTGGAGTAAAAATTTACGGAGGTCAGTTTGCAAAAGCTGGTAACATATTAATTCGCCAGCGAGGAACAAAACATCATCCGGGAGAAAATGTAGGAATAGGTAAAGATCATACCCTTTTTGCATTGATTGACGGAACTGTTGTTTTCAGAAAAAAGA
The sequence above is a segment of the uncultured Draconibacterium sp. genome. Coding sequences within it:
- the rplU gene encoding 50S ribosomal protein L21 produces the protein MYAIVEIAGQQFKVEKDKKLFVHKLDAKAGDSVDFEKVLLVDNDGTIAVGTPTVSGAKVTAKVLVEEVKGDKVMVFKKKRRKGYKKMNGHRQHFTQIQVETIVG